The Abditibacteriaceae bacterium sequence AACGCTCAAGCTATTGAAACGTTTCCTCGCCGTGACGAAAATCGCATCCGGTCCGCTTTTTCGCGGCCACTGGCGGCAGCGTGGTTCGAGCCAACCACTGACCTATCGCGCGGCGCATATCAACTGGAATCGCTATTGTCACGCCGCCGGAGTTCCCACCGGAATCCACACTTTGCGCCATTCCTACGCAACCACATTGGTGAACAGCGGCGTGCGGCTGGAAGTTGTGCGCAAATTACTGGGCCACAAAAGCATGCAAACCACATTGCGCTACGCCGAACTCAACGACGCTTCGGTGAAAGCCGAACTGCGCGAGCACCAGCGCGAAAAGCGATTCCGGTAAAAGCGTTTTCGATAACTATGATTTTCGATCACATCAATCTCGTCGTGCGCGATATGGAGGCGGCGCGCGCCTTTTACGGCGGCGTTCTGGGCTTAAAAGAAACCTTCGACACCATGCTCGAAGGCGATTGGATTGACGCCGTTGCAGGTCTAGAAAACATCTGCGCGCGCTGCGTGTTTCTGGAGTTTCCGGGCGGCGGACGCCTGGAGTTGTTGGAATACCGCGCGCCTACCAACGACAGCGCACCGGTGTATACGCCCAACGCTGCGGGGTTTCGTCACATCGCCTTCAATGTCGAAGACATCGACAGGTGGAGGCAAAAGTTGCAAAATGCGGGCGTTTCTTTTGTTTCTCCGCCGGTTCAGGTGCCATTTCCAGTCGGCGGCAAAACGAAACGATTGTGTTACTTCCACGACCCCGAAGGCAACTTGCTCGAATTGGCGGAATATAAGTAGTCCGGTCGAATTTCAACCGTACTTATTCTTGCGCTTTCCAGTCATCGATGCGCGCCTGGTGCATTTCTTCGGCGAGCTTGCGCATCTTTGCGGCGAACTCTTCTTCGCTTTGTGGCGCGGTCATCTGCTCGCGGATTGCCTCGAGCATCTGCCGAGAAAGCGCCTGGTTTTCCGGTTTTTGGCTGCGTGCGAACTCTTCGGCGAGTGCCTGTTTCCAGGCCGGATCACGCTCAACCAGAACCGCCATAAATTCATCGTGGAGGTCTGGCCCTTGATGTGTCACGGGCTGCGAATGCACGAGTTGTTCTGTCTCCTCATCATCATCGGTGCGAGTTTCAAGTGAAAGTACATACTGATTGCGGTGGCCTTCAGGAGCTTGGAGGGAAGAACTTCCACTATCGAGAAACACGCACGCTTCAAACAGGGCCGTGCGAACCGCGTCTTTGATAACTTCTTCCAGCATCGCCTGACCGCCGGCATCGAGCGATTGGAACCACGCGATTTGCGCCCTTAATCGCTCGCCGTGATAAGTGCCGGCGTCCCATTCGTCAAACGGTTCGCGCAATGTATCGACGGTTTTGACGCCGGACATATAGGCTTCGGCGATAAGCCCATCAACAAAATCGGCGGCAACATCATCGGCAGGAAATGGGTTCATAAAGCTCCGTGCTTGAAGTACGGTCGATTTCGACCGTACTTATCGAATGTACTACTCCCGCAAACGGACGGCCCACGCTTTGATGTAATCGTCGTACGAAATGTTTTTGGCATGGCCGTCGGCAAACAAAACGGTGTTGCGCTTGGCGTTGCCCCAAACGCTGCCATGCCAACTGCCATCGCCATCCGAAAGCACATTGGTTTCCGCCGGATGCGCGAGATGTTCCTGAGAAAGATTAAGCAGCGTTAATTCGGTGCGATAAAAATAGCTCATGCCGAATTTGGAGTAGCACGTCGGGCGCGCGTCGAGCGGAGTGTCTGCTAATTCCTGAATATCGAAGCCCGAATCCGAAGGGCAACGCCAGATTTGGCGTGTCTTGACGTATGAATCGAGAACATCGGGCAACAAACGCAGTTCGCTGAAATTCAGGCCTTGGGCGGACTGGACATCGCTCCAGATTTCGGGAGTTTCGCGGTCGGCAGGATCAAGTCCGCGCGGATAACGGTCATTGTCGGCGG is a genomic window containing:
- a CDS encoding VOC family protein; translated protein: MIFDHINLVVRDMEAARAFYGGVLGLKETFDTMLEGDWIDAVAGLENICARCVFLEFPGGGRLELLEYRAPTNDSAPVYTPNAAGFRHIAFNVEDIDRWRQKLQNAGVSFVSPPVQVPFPVGGKTKRLCYFHDPEGNLLELAEYK
- a CDS encoding prepilin-type N-terminal cleavage/methylation domain-containing protein; translation: MQRPSAGFTLVEILIVLAIIGILAAILFPAFLTARGKARTAACTSNLRQLGMAMEQYTADNDRYPRGLDPADRETPEIWSDVQSAQGLNFSELRLLPDVLDSYVKTRQIWRCPSDSGFDIQELADTPLDARPTCYSKFGMSYFYRTELTLLNLSQEHLAHPAETNVLSDGDGSWHGSVWGNAKRNTVLFADGHAKNISYDDYIKAWAVRLRE